In Perca fluviatilis chromosome 14, GENO_Pfluv_1.0, whole genome shotgun sequence, a genomic segment contains:
- the LOC120573278 gene encoding low affinity immunoglobulin gamma Fc region receptor II-like, translating into MEVTSLCIRLLLNVLLLLAAHSHHSYAKKGDAAFLSIIPTRLQFFEYESLFFTCEGFTGSAKWRGVRNIKEYIPTCSNSTVTSTVTCAISSAFETDSGEYWCEAEGGERSNTVNITVTAGSVILESPALPVMEGDAVTLRCRNNTSSTNLPAVFSKDGLFIGSSSVGKITIHSVYKSHEGLYKCNISGVGESAESWLAVRALHKETLRIVLTAVMVALLLLLLVGLLNGGKLSHTTCPT; encoded by the exons ATGGAGGTCACATCTCTCTGCATTAGACTGT TGTTGAatgtgttgttgctgctggcTGCACATAGTCACCACAGTTATGCTAAGAAAGGCG ATGCAGCTTTTCTTTCGATCATTCCAACCAGACTGCAGTTCTTTGAATATGAGTCGCTCTTTTTTACCTGTGAGGGGTTTACCGGCTCAGCTAAATGGAGAGGGGTGAGGAACATCAAGGAATACATCCCGACGTGTTCTAATAGCACAGTGACCTCAACGGTAACCTGCGCCATATCCAGTGCCTTTGAAACAGACAGTGGAGAATACTGGTGTGAAgctgaaggaggagagagaagcaacACTGTcaacatcactgtcactg CTGGTTCTGTGATCCTGGAGAGTCCTGCTctccctgtgatggagggagacGCTGTGACTCTGCGCTGCAGGAACAATACGTCGTCCACCAACCTTCCAGCTGTCTTCTCTAAAGATGGCCTCTTCATTGGGAGCAGCTCTGTGGGTAAAATAACAATCCACAGTGTCTACAAGTCTCACGAAGGACTTTACAAGTGTAACATCTCTGGAGTTGGAGAATCAGCAGAAAGCTGGCTGGCTGTCAGAG CGCTTCACAAAGAGACTTTAAGGATTGTTTTAACCGCAGTGATGGTagctctgttgctgctgctgctggttggACTGCTGAACGGTGGGAAACTCAGTCACACCACATGTCCCACATAA
- the LOC120573275 gene encoding myelin-oligodendrocyte glycoprotein-like isoform X2, producing the protein MDHVLNLHIVILLVVFVLLLSAPCFEGLVHVVGPSQPILATVGDEVILPCQLEPAKKASGMTVEWARSDLNPRFVYVWRDGVELESKTHPSYKRRTKVFPDEQKIGDVSLNLSKVKLSDGGTYKCFIPGHGDALIQLVVADFFTVPPSSSVRFNIGVIALVIFFLCRLAVAFAWWKWKTSRKTL; encoded by the exons ATGGACCATGTCTTAAATCTTCACATAGTTATTTTACTGGTGGTGTTTGTCCTCCTTCTCTCAGCACCCTGTTTTGAAG GTCTGGTGCATGTAGTTGGTCCGTCTCAGCCAATATTGGCAACAGTTGGTGATGAAGTCATTTTACCGTGCCAGCTGGAACCTGCCAAAAAAGCTTCAGGCATGACCGTAGAGTGGGCAAGATCTGACCTGAACCCAAGATTTGTTTACGTGTGGCGTGACGGTGTGGAACTGGAAAGTAAAACACATCCGTCATACAAAAGAAGAACTAAAGTGTTCCCTGATGAACAGAAGATCGGAGACGTTTCCCTGAATCTCTCCAAAGTGAAACTTTCTGATGGGGGAACATATAAATGCTTCATTCCAGGACATGGTGACGCGTTAATTCAGCTTGTTGTTG CTGATTTCTTCACGGTGCCACCAAGTTCATCTGTTCGTTTCAACATTGGTGTTATTGCTTtggttattttctttttgtgtagACTGGCAGTTGCCTTTGCTTGGTGGAAATGGAAAACATCA AGAAAAACCCTGTAA
- the LOC120573275 gene encoding butyrophilin subfamily 1 member A1-like isoform X1, translating to MDHVLNLHIVILLVVFVLLLSAPCFEGLVHVVGPSQPILATVGDEVILPCQLEPAKKASGMTVEWARSDLNPRFVYVWRDGVELESKTHPSYKRRTKVFPDEQKIGDVSLNLSKVKLSDGGTYKCFIPGHGDALIQLVVGDVNSPFIVSINISSSGVILQCESEGWYTEPEVLWLDSEGNLLSAGPTETVRGPDDLYTVSSRVTVEKRHSNSFTCRVQQKNINQTRETHIQIAGSNMKGLKPPLPNPFTEKKHLAILTPLRVVGLLM from the exons ATGGACCATGTCTTAAATCTTCACATAGTTATTTTACTGGTGGTGTTTGTCCTCCTTCTCTCAGCACCCTGTTTTGAAG GTCTGGTGCATGTAGTTGGTCCGTCTCAGCCAATATTGGCAACAGTTGGTGATGAAGTCATTTTACCGTGCCAGCTGGAACCTGCCAAAAAAGCTTCAGGCATGACCGTAGAGTGGGCAAGATCTGACCTGAACCCAAGATTTGTTTACGTGTGGCGTGACGGTGTGGAACTGGAAAGTAAAACACATCCGTCATACAAAAGAAGAACTAAAGTGTTCCCTGATGAACAGAAGATCGGAGACGTTTCCCTGAATCTCTCCAAAGTGAAACTTTCTGATGGGGGAACATATAAATGCTTCATTCCAGGACATGGTGACGCGTTAATTCAGCTTGTTGTTG GTGATGTTAACTCACCTTTCATAGTGAGTATTAACATATCCTCTAGTGGAGTTATTCTACAGTGTGAGTCTGAAGGCTGGTATACAGAACCTGAGGTGTTGTGGCTGGACAGTGAGGGAAACCTCCTCTCTGCTGGACCTACAGAGACAGTCAGAGGTCCTGATGATCTCTATACTGTCAGCAGCAGAGTGACTGTGGAGAAGAGACACAGCAACAGCTTCACCTGTAGAGTCCAACAGAAGAACATCAACCAGACCAGAGAAACACACATTCAGATTGCAGGTTCAAATATGAAAGGGCTGAAGCCCCCACTGCCAAATCcctttacagaaaaaaaacatttagctaTACTTACACCTTTACGAGTTGTGGGTCTGTTAATGTAA